The following are encoded in a window of Rosa chinensis cultivar Old Blush chromosome 4, RchiOBHm-V2, whole genome shotgun sequence genomic DNA:
- the LOC112199531 gene encoding pectinesterase produces the protein MEKKGKAIVGGISIILVVGAVVGCVAVVSHNRSKGKDRLSTSSKAVNAMCEPTDYKEECIDSLADAAKNQSATPKELIRAAIDYTIDKVKAAIEKSDSIIKEAKNVSSTGKMAFKDCNDLLESSIESLQYSLLTLVDTEMQNMNNKEADLKNWFSAAISFQESCIDGIPYEDLKNQMNEAMLHASQLTSNALAIVSSLAPILGKFNISMKTDSKSSTSRRLLDVEMETDEHGTFPAWFPAADRKLFAHHNENNNNSSNNDVVDNDDDNNNNNNNNNGRVDNDDNNNNGRVDNVDNNNNNGRVTPNAVVAKDGSGQYKTIGEALAAYPKGFQGRYVIYVKAGIYNEYVTVAKNQVNVYMYGDGPRRTMITGSKSFADGITTQDTATFIVMGNGFIGRAMGFQNTAGPEKHQAVALRVQSEMSAFFNCRMDAYQDTLYVQAYRQFYRNCVISGTVDFIFGDSSTVIQNSLLIVRKPMDGQKNIVTAHGRKDKRETTGLVIQNCRIVPEQALFPMRFQIQSYLGRPWKMYSRTVIMESEFGDFIQPAGWLEWEGTFGLDTLYYAEYANRGPGAVTTERVKWKGYHVITDRNEALQFTPGNFLTGDQWLKDAGIPYFLGLKN, from the exons ATGGAAAAGAAGGGAAAGGCAATAGTAGGTGGAATTTCAATCATCCTTGTGGTTGGAGCAGTAGTTGGTTGTGTAGCTGTTGTTTCACATAATCGCAGCAAAGGCAAGGATAGGCTTTCGACGAGTTCCAAGGCCGTCAATGCAATGTGTGAACCAACTGATTACAAGGAAGAATGCATTGACAGCCTGGCTGACGCTGCCAAGAATCAAAGCGCCACCCCAAAAGAACTTATCCGAGCTGCCATTGATTACACAATCGATAAGGTGAAAGCGGCAATAGAGAAATCAGATAGCATTATCAAAGAAGCTAAAAATGTCAGTTCCACTGGGAAAATGGCCTTCAAGGATTGCAATGACTTGTTGGAATCTTCAATCGAAAGTCTTCAATATTCGCTTTTGACACTCGTTGATACTGAAATGCAAAACATGAATAATAAAGAGGCTGATCTTAAGAACTGGTTCAGTGCTGCGATATCATTTCAGGAATCATGCATTGATGGGATTCCATACGAAGACCTTAAGAACCAAATGAACGAGGCAATGCTCCATGCTTCACAACTGACCAGCAACGCCTTAGCAATTGTGTCTTCCCTTGCTCCCATCCTAGGCAAATTCAATATCTCCATGAAAACTGACAGTAAAAGTTCAACCAGTCGTCGTCTCCTGGATGTAGAAATGGAAACGGATGAACATGGCACTTTTCCAGCATGGTTCCCAGCTGCAGATAGGAAGCTATTTGCACACCACAACGAGAACAATAACAATAGCAGCAACAACGACGTCGTCGACAACGACGacgacaacaacaacaacaacaacaacaacaacgggAGAGTCGACAACGacgacaacaacaacaacggGAGAGTCGACAACGtcgacaacaacaacaacaacgggAGAGTTACACCCAACGCAGTAGTGGCAAAAGATGGGAGTGGACAATACAAAACAATTGGTGAAGCTCTTGCTGCGTACCCAAAGGGATTCCAGGGAAGATATGTTATATATGTGAAAGCTGGGATTTACAATGAGTATGTTACTGTGGCCAAGAATCAGGTCAATGTGTACATGTATGGAGATGGACCCCGGAGGACCATGATCACAGGCAGTAAAAGCTTTGCTGATGGCATCACCACCCAGGACACTGCCACATTCA TCGTAATGGGGAATGGGTTCATTGGTAGAGCAATGGGATTTCAGAACACAGCCGGCCCCGAAAAGCATCAGGCAGTGGCACTCCGAGTCCAGTCGGAAATGTCAGCCTTCTTCAACTGCAGAATGGACGCCTACCAAGACACATTGTACGTGCAAGCATATCGCCAATTTTATCGCAACTGTGTCATATCCGGTACCGTTGACTTCATTTTTGGTGACTCATCAACAGTCATCCAGAATAGTTTACTCATTGTGAGGAAGCCTATGGACGGCCAAAAGAACATTGTGACTGCTCATGGAAGAAAAGATAAGCGGGAAACCACCGGTCTGGTTATCCAGAACTGCAGGATAGTCCCAGAACAGGCTTTGTTCCCAATGAGATTCCAGATTCAGTCATACTTGGGGCGGCCGTGGAAGATGTACTCGAGAACAGTTATCATGGAGTCCGAATTTGGGGACTTTATCCAACCAGCCGGTTGGCTAGAATGGGAAGGGACTTTTGGACTAGACACACTGTATTATGCAGAGTATGCAAATCGGGGTCCGGGTGCTGTAACCACAGAAAGGGTAAAATGGAAAGGATACCATGTGATTACGGACAGAAATGAGGCTCTTCAATTCACTCCGGGTAATTTTCTAACAGGAGACCAATGGTTGAAAGACGCGGGTATACCTTACTTCCTGGGTTTAAAAAACTAG